One window from the genome of Vicia villosa cultivar HV-30 ecotype Madison, WI unplaced genomic scaffold, Vvil1.0 ctg.000622F_1_1, whole genome shotgun sequence encodes:
- the LOC131629940 gene encoding cytochrome P450 85A — protein sequence MAIFIAILGFFFVFCFFSALLKWNQVRYRRKGLPQGTMGWPVFGETTEFLKQGPNFMKNQRSRYGNIFKSHILGCPTIVSMDAELNRYILMNEAKGFVPGYPQSMLDILGKCNIAAVHGSTHKYMRGTLLSIISPTLIRNQLLPKIDQFMRTHLNHWENKVINIQDKTKQMAFLSSLKQIAGMETSSISQPFMTEFFKLVLGTLSLPLNLPGTNYHRGLQARKSIISILSNLLKERRESKENYEDMLSCLMRGDNDNRCKLNDEELIDLIITIMYSGYETISTTSMMAVKYLHDHPNVLEEMRKEHFAIRERKKPEDPIDCNDLKSMRFTRAVIFETSRLATIVNGVLRKTTHDMELNGYLVPKGWRIYVYTREINYDPFLYHDPLTFNPWRWLGNSLESKSHFLIFGGGTRQCPGKELGIAEISTFLHYFVTRYRWEEVGGDKLMKFPRVVAPNGLHIRVSSY from the exons ATGGCTATCTTCATTGCAATTCTTGGTTTCTTCTTTGTGTTCTGTTTTTTCTCTGCTCTTCTCAAATGGAATCAAGTTAGATACAGAAGAAAAGGTTTGCCTCAAGGAACAATGGGGTGGCCTGTTTTTGGAGAAACTACTGAGTTTCTTAAACAAGGTCCTAACTTCATGAAAAATCAAAGGTCaag GTATGGAAATATTTTCAAATCACATATATTAGGGTGTCCTACAATTGTATCAATGGATGCAGAACTAAATAGATACATATTGATGAATGAAGCAAAAGGGTTTGTTCCAGGATACCCTCAATCCATGTTAGATATCTTAGGAAAATGTAACATTGCAGCTGTTCATGGCTCCACTCACAAGTACATGAGAGGGACATTGCTTTCAATCATTAGCCCCACCTTGATTAGAAATCAGCTTTTACCTAAAATTGATCAGTTCATGAGAACTCACTTGAATCATTGGGAAAACAAAGTTATCAATATTCAAGACAAAACCAAACAG ATGGCATTTCTGTCATCGTTGAAGCAGATTGCTGGTATGGAAACAAGCTCAATTTCTCAGCCTTTCATGACAGAGTTCTTTAAGCTTGTTTTAGGAACTCTGTCTCTCCCTCTTAACCTTCCGGGCACAAACTATCACCGCGGATTACAG GCAAGGAAAAGCATAATTAGCATTTTGAGTAACCTACTAAAGGAAAGGAGAGAATCAAAAGAGAACTATGAAGACATGCTTAGTTGTTTGATGAGAGGAGATAATGATAATAGATGCAAACTTAATGATGAGGAGCTTATTGATCTAATCATTACAATTATGTATTCTGGTTATGAAACTATTTCAACCACTTCAATGATGGCTGTAAAGTACCTTCATGATCATCCTAATGTTCTTGAAGAAATGAGA AAAGAGCATTTTGCTATTAGAGAAAGGAAAAAGCCAGAAGATCCTATTGATTGTAATGATCTCAAGTCAATGAGGTTTACTCGCGCT GTGATTTTTGAGACCTCGAGATTAGCTACAATAGTTAATGGAGTTCTGAGAAAAACAACTCATGACATGGAATTAAATG GTTATTTGGTACCTAAAGGGTGGAGGATATATGTATATACTAGAGAGATAAACTATGACCCTTTTCTATATCATGATCCACTAACATTTAACCCTTGGAGATGGCTG GGTAATAGTCTAGAGTCAAAAAGTCACTTCTTGATATTTGGAGGAGGAACTAGACAATGTCCAGGAAAAGAATTGGGCATAGCCGAAATTTCGACTTTCTTACACTACTTTGTAACTAGATACAG ATGGGAAGAAGTAGGAGGAGATAAACTAATGAAATTTCCTAGAGTTGTGGCACCAAATGGATTACACATAAGAGTCTCATCTTATTAA